The Chitinophagales bacterium genome has a window encoding:
- a CDS encoding SPOR domain-containing protein: MNKLYYISLLVLALTGPAISGHAQIVVTENISADTAYKRPVTNNNITINADPRLAILVERHKNLQYGGIRHMRGYRVQIYYGNDRAEAIRKKVDFMRRYPRIQTYMVYTQPQYRVKVGDFATREDALELYRETLAIYGACIIVPDNVTINTAEYYD; the protein is encoded by the coding sequence ATGAATAAGCTGTATTACATATCGCTCCTGGTGCTGGCCTTAACAGGCCCGGCAATAAGCGGTCATGCCCAGATCGTGGTAACGGAAAACATATCGGCAGATACAGCTTATAAAAGACCGGTTACTAACAATAATATCACCATCAATGCAGACCCGCGACTGGCCATACTGGTAGAAAGGCACAAAAACCTGCAATATGGCGGTATACGCCATATGCGCGGTTACAGGGTACAGATATATTACGGTAACGACCGCGCAGAGGCTATCCGCAAAAAAGTAGACTTCATGCGCCGCTACCCACGGATACAGACCTACATGGTGTACACGCAACCGCAATACCGTGTCAAGGTAGGCGACTTTGCCACCCGTGAGGATGCGCTGGAATTGTACAGGGAAACACTGGCTATATACGGTGCATGTATTATTGTACCGGACAATGTAACCATCAATACGGCTGAATATTATGATTGA
- a CDS encoding T9SS type A sorting domain-containing protein codes for MKYKVFLLLLVGLVMAHPVVAQSWQWGARGGSWGNSSTDDNEFVKDMATDRNGNLYVLTNTGDTSGIDINGMPKKGFGGEDIVLASFKCDGTLRWVKFFGTAEYDDGGGALCTDQLDGVYVAAHMFRGPQKKPIYIDGDKTINSSDEKKLYFIKYDTSGHLKWVRAPQPDTVTAAQQAGTIDMDVDSAGNVFALCQLPPGIYENSFVATPTFTAQGHDYQDCILKYDRNGNFQGGLAFDTKGCYGARMVRDSKTKHYYIAGNSNNPIPMGNTSIAHNSGYVACFSEEGGFCKYLWDIQSYDTKIYGNPIFDVSGNIYLAGLIRSPSTSYPNANFNGFVAQPYPNISNGAPFIIKIDSNKKNMWATYAIINGVTLVGGISIRNSGEIILGGSFPGLLAWPNYTKDTLYYPPNSGYHPFITRFNTQTGKILGVDKLETDKQNAYADEIIADGRNNIYIGGELAGKLTVNGNDMYNVGGRNDWAIAKYGHNNCNCTNIPEPSFTYNKPSLNNLNFSYTGSTYSTIEWDFDDGTTSNQASPSHVYAKDGVYTVCVKVTNSCGDNTYCQILDTWPVGINDVTSSDNIHVYPNPANDILYISGHTPGTTITLYDVIGKKLYQGVSTTTKESIHINNFLAGTYIIQLTDKSGKKTTKRMVKQ; via the coding sequence ATGAAATACAAAGTTTTTCTGTTACTGTTAGTTGGTTTGGTTATGGCACATCCTGTCGTTGCTCAAAGTTGGCAATGGGGAGCCCGGGGTGGTAGCTGGGGCAATTCTTCTACAGATGATAACGAGTTTGTAAAAGATATGGCCACTGACCGGAATGGGAACCTGTACGTATTAACCAATACCGGGGATACAAGCGGCATAGATATTAATGGTATGCCCAAGAAGGGATTTGGGGGAGAGGATATAGTCTTAGCCAGTTTTAAGTGTGATGGTACATTGAGATGGGTTAAGTTTTTCGGCACTGCAGAATATGATGATGGTGGAGGTGCGTTGTGTACTGACCAACTGGATGGGGTATATGTTGCAGCACATATGTTCAGAGGACCACAAAAAAAGCCTATATATATTGACGGTGATAAGACCATTAATAGTAGTGATGAAAAAAAACTATACTTTATTAAATATGATACTTCGGGTCATTTAAAATGGGTACGCGCGCCCCAGCCAGATACAGTGACGGCGGCTCAACAAGCAGGCACAATTGACATGGATGTGGACAGCGCCGGAAACGTCTTCGCACTCTGCCAGCTACCTCCGGGCATCTATGAAAATAGCTTTGTGGCAACACCCACATTTACAGCTCAAGGACATGATTATCAGGACTGTATATTAAAATATGACAGGAATGGGAATTTTCAGGGTGGCCTCGCTTTCGATACAAAAGGATGTTACGGGGCAAGAATGGTCAGGGACTCAAAAACCAAGCACTATTATATTGCCGGTAATTCAAACAACCCAATACCAATGGGCAACACGTCTATTGCACATAATAGCGGATATGTAGCATGCTTCAGTGAAGAAGGTGGATTCTGTAAATACTTATGGGATATTCAATCCTATGATACAAAAATTTATGGTAACCCAATTTTTGATGTATCAGGTAATATATATCTTGCTGGGCTAATCCGTTCCCCATCTACATCCTACCCCAATGCGAACTTTAATGGATTTGTAGCGCAACCATATCCCAATATTTCCAATGGAGCACCATTCATAATTAAAATTGATTCTAACAAAAAGAATATGTGGGCTACATATGCCATTATAAATGGCGTAACATTAGTTGGAGGAATAAGTATTCGAAATAGTGGAGAGATAATATTAGGAGGAAGTTTTCCCGGACTGTTAGCCTGGCCTAATTATACTAAAGATACACTGTACTATCCGCCTAATTCAGGTTATCACCCGTTTATCACAAGGTTTAACACCCAGACGGGTAAAATACTTGGCGTGGATAAACTGGAAACCGACAAACAGAATGCCTATGCGGATGAAATAATAGCAGACGGAAGAAACAATATATATATTGGTGGTGAGTTAGCTGGGAAATTAACGGTAAACGGTAACGATATGTACAATGTTGGCGGCAGAAATGATTGGGCGATTGCCAAGTACGGACATAACAATTGCAACTGTACCAATATCCCAGAACCAAGTTTTACCTACAATAAACCTTCTCTCAACAACCTTAATTTCAGCTATACAGGTAGCACTTATTCCACTATTGAATGGGATTTTGATGATGGAACAACTTCTAACCAGGCATCTCCCAGCCATGTATATGCAAAAGACGGAGTGTATACCGTTTGCGTGAAAGTAACAAACAGTTGTGGAGATAACACATACTGCCAAATACTCGACACATGGCCTGTTGGCATAAACGATGTGACCTCATCGGATAATATTCATGTGTATCCTAACCCGGCAAACGACATCCTATATATCAGCGGCCATACTCCGGGTACTACAATAACTCTGTATGATGTGATCGGGAAAAAACTTTACCAGGGCGTTTCAACAACAACAAAAGAAAGCATCCACATCAACAATTTCCTTGCAGGCACATACATCATACAGCTGACAGACAAATCTGGAAAGAAAACTACAAAGAGGATGGTGAAACAATAA
- a CDS encoding lipid A biosynthesis acyltransferase: MSEETSWEGRSRGTTLGYRIFVWLLRKGGLGAAYLLLRFVIIYYKLFVPAAIRPLRYFYSKRLAYSNKETSRLITRNLIVFGQTLIDKIAVLSGVADKLTFTHEGVENIEQLVKDGKGGILLSAHLGNWEVAGHLLKRVNTVINIVMYDGEAEQVKQYMEQFESNRSFNIIFIKDDISHIYEMSAALARNELICLHGDRFRPGNRTMEHEFLGEKANFPAGPFILASKLKAPVCFVFAFKQTNFHYHFYAYPPKVYEGRGTTGMNIMLDEYVQVVEQKIKEYPAQWFNYFDFWKQ; the protein is encoded by the coding sequence ATGTCTGAGGAAACCTCATGGGAGGGCCGCTCGCGCGGCACTACATTGGGATATAGGATATTTGTATGGTTGCTGCGTAAAGGTGGACTGGGTGCAGCCTACCTACTGTTGCGTTTTGTTATCATTTATTACAAGTTATTTGTGCCTGCTGCCATTAGGCCGCTCAGGTATTTTTACAGTAAAAGGTTAGCGTACAGCAATAAAGAAACCTCCCGGCTTATTACACGTAACCTTATAGTGTTTGGACAAACGCTGATAGATAAGATAGCTGTGTTGTCAGGTGTGGCGGATAAGCTGACTTTTACACATGAAGGGGTAGAAAACATAGAACAACTGGTAAAAGATGGAAAAGGTGGTATATTACTAAGTGCCCACCTGGGCAATTGGGAGGTAGCAGGTCATTTATTGAAACGTGTAAATACGGTTATCAATATCGTGATGTATGACGGCGAAGCAGAGCAGGTAAAGCAATACATGGAGCAGTTTGAATCGAACCGTTCATTCAATATCATATTTATCAAGGACGATATTTCGCACATATATGAGATGTCGGCTGCACTGGCAAGGAATGAATTGATATGTCTTCATGGTGATCGTTTTCGTCCGGGCAACAGGACAATGGAGCATGAATTTCTGGGCGAGAAGGCAAACTTTCCAGCAGGGCCATTCATACTTGCGTCTAAATTAAAAGCGCCGGTTTGTTTTGTTTTTGCCTTCAAACAGACTAATTTTCATTATCACTTTTACGCTTACCCTCCAAAGGTGTATGAAGGCAGGGGTACAACTGGGATGAACATAATGCTGGACGAATATGTTCAGGTCGTAGAACAGAAGATAAAAGAATATCCGGCACAGTGGTTTAATTATTTTGACTTTTGGAAACAATGA
- the icd gene encoding NADP-dependent isocitrate dehydrogenase yields the protein MTPQKITIDSNHKLNVPDNPIIPFIEGDGIGPDVWRASKRVIDAAVEHCYHGKRKIEWKEILAGEKAFNQTGEWLPAETLDMAREYLVSIKGPLTTPIGGGIRSLNVALRQELDLYVCLRPIHWFVGVPSPVHYPDRVDMVVFRENTEDIYAGIECPEGSEEAKKLMEFIRTELNAGDKVRFPETTAFGIKPVSKEGTERLVRSAIQYALDNKRTSVTLVHKGNIMKFTEGGFKKWGYDLAVREFGDKIYTWNQWEATKKEKGEEAAIEEMEKAQHDGKLVIKDVIADNFLQQILLAPQDYSVIATLNLNGDYISDALAAAVGGIGIAPGANINYKTGHAIFEATHGTAPRFADTDTMNPSSLILSGVMMLEYMGWDDAAKVIKNGLQTSIMHKRVTVDFYKLMTDATQVKTSEFAEEIIKNF from the coding sequence ATGACTCCACAAAAGATAACAATAGACAGCAACCACAAACTCAATGTCCCTGACAACCCCATCATACCCTTTATCGAAGGTGACGGTATTGGCCCCGATGTATGGCGTGCCAGCAAAAGAGTGATTGACGCTGCCGTGGAGCATTGTTATCATGGCAAACGCAAAATAGAATGGAAAGAGATACTGGCCGGTGAAAAGGCCTTCAACCAGACTGGCGAATGGCTGCCGGCCGAAACGCTGGATATGGCGCGTGAATACCTGGTATCAATAAAAGGCCCTTTAACAACGCCTATCGGCGGCGGTATACGTTCACTCAACGTGGCCCTGCGCCAGGAGCTGGACCTGTATGTCTGCCTGCGCCCTATTCATTGGTTCGTAGGTGTACCTTCTCCGGTTCACTACCCTGACAGGGTGGATATGGTCGTTTTCCGCGAGAATACGGAAGATATATATGCGGGTATTGAGTGCCCGGAAGGCAGTGAAGAAGCTAAAAAGCTCATGGAGTTCATCCGTACCGAACTGAATGCGGGCGATAAAGTTCGTTTCCCTGAAACAACAGCCTTCGGTATCAAGCCGGTATCTAAAGAAGGTACGGAGCGCCTGGTAAGATCAGCTATTCAATATGCACTGGACAACAAACGTACATCGGTAACGCTGGTACACAAGGGCAATATCATGAAGTTCACCGAGGGTGGCTTTAAGAAATGGGGCTACGACCTGGCAGTACGCGAGTTTGGCGATAAAATATACACATGGAACCAGTGGGAAGCTACCAAGAAAGAAAAAGGTGAAGAAGCGGCTATTGAAGAAATGGAAAAAGCGCAGCACGATGGCAAACTGGTGATAAAAGATGTAATAGCTGATAACTTCCTGCAGCAGATACTGCTCGCTCCGCAGGATTATTCAGTGATCGCCACCCTGAACCTGAACGGCGACTATATATCAGACGCACTGGCTGCGGCTGTAGGTGGTATAGGTATCGCTCCGGGCGCCAACATCAACTACAAAACAGGCCACGCAATATTCGAGGCTACGCACGGTACGGCGCCTCGTTTTGCGGATACGGATACCATGAACCCGTCGTCACTGATACTGAGTGGTGTAATGATGCTGGAATACATGGGCTGGGATGATGCTGCCAAAGTGATCAAGAACGGTCTGCAGACCAGTATCATGCACAAACGTGTGACTGTTGACTTTTATAAACTGATGACAGATGCAACACAGGTGAAAACCAGCGAGTTTGCAGAGGAGATCATCAAGAACTTTTAA
- a CDS encoding beta-ketoacyl synthase yields MAEQITPGKVYAIASDITSVMGLGAAEHWDAISAGTQGIQQYDDKAFSNTPFYGSMLDEAQWQLINMAIDTDKELSTFERLCLFSAKQALSNTTVDLEETVLILSTTKGNIELLDEAPDSTIALQNSANAINSVLGIKAKPIVVSHACISGSVALLYAHRLITGGRYKKAIIVGCDRFTPFVLNGFQSFQAIADGPCRPFDADRTGINLGEAAATIILSSTGTDAIACLYGGATSNDANHISGPSRTGEELSDAINRAMQEAGVQSSDINMISAHGTATAYNDEMEAKAIHLSGLSEVPLHSMKSYTGHTLGAAGVLESAMILEAIKHQQLIPSAGYEKHGVPVPVNVTTQMQPADIQYVLKTASGFGGSNAAIVWGRI; encoded by the coding sequence ATGGCTGAACAAATAACACCTGGAAAGGTATATGCAATAGCATCAGACATAACCTCAGTAATGGGGCTGGGTGCCGCGGAGCATTGGGATGCCATTAGTGCAGGTACCCAGGGTATTCAGCAATATGATGATAAGGCATTCAGCAATACTCCTTTTTACGGTTCTATGTTGGATGAGGCGCAATGGCAGCTCATTAATATGGCTATTGATACCGATAAGGAGTTGTCAACTTTTGAAAGGCTATGTTTGTTTTCAGCAAAACAAGCACTCAGTAATACCACGGTTGATCTTGAAGAAACTGTACTGATCCTTTCAACAACCAAAGGCAATATTGAGTTGTTGGACGAGGCTCCGGATTCTACTATTGCTCTACAGAACAGTGCCAATGCTATAAATTCAGTATTAGGAATTAAAGCCAAGCCAATTGTCGTTTCTCATGCTTGTATATCGGGTTCTGTCGCGTTATTGTATGCACACAGGCTGATTACCGGAGGTCGATATAAGAAAGCAATAATTGTGGGCTGTGACCGGTTCACTCCTTTTGTATTAAATGGGTTCCAATCCTTCCAGGCAATTGCTGATGGTCCGTGTCGCCCTTTCGATGCTGATCGTACAGGTATCAACCTTGGAGAAGCGGCGGCTACGATCATATTGTCATCAACTGGTACAGATGCAATAGCTTGTTTATATGGCGGAGCCACTTCTAACGATGCTAATCACATATCGGGCCCTTCGCGAACAGGAGAAGAACTATCTGATGCGATAAACAGGGCGATGCAGGAAGCAGGAGTGCAGTCTTCGGATATCAATATGATATCTGCACACGGAACGGCTACTGCTTATAATGATGAGATGGAAGCCAAAGCCATTCATCTTTCCGGCTTGTCTGAAGTGCCGCTGCATAGTATGAAGAGCTATACAGGACATACTTTAGGAGCTGCGGGCGTGTTAGAAAGCGCTATGATACTTGAAGCGATCAAACATCAGCAATTGATACCATCTGCCGGTTACGAAAAGCATGGAGTACCTGTTCCTGTGAATGTTACTACCCAAATGCAGCCCGCAGATATACAATATGTACTAAAGACAGCTTCCGGTTTTGGTGGCAGCAATGCCGCTATTGTCTGGGGCCGTATTTAG
- a CDS encoding amidohydrolase translates to MIDIIRKKAEEYFPEVQAIRHHIHANPELSFEEYKTAEFISGKLTEWGISHETGVAGTGVIGLIKGKNPDKKCIALRADMDALPIQEANDVSYRSKNDGVMHACGHDVHSSCLLGIARILNDLKDEWEGTVKLIFQQGEEKLPGGASLLIEAGVLENPKPEAIFALHVYPHLPSGTVGFKAGQYMASTDEIYITIEGKSGHAALPHQTVDPIAISALVITGLQQVISRKCNPIIPSVLTFGKIEAGFATNVIPDKLELWGTFRTMNEEWRAQAHEYIKDFTTKTCEAYGAKATVHIPKGHASLYNDPVVTANAESWAKAYLGDENVKELNIRMAGEDFSFYTQHMPGCFFRIGTNKDNKEFTASVHNAHFDIDEEALKTGVGTMTWIALNALQS, encoded by the coding sequence ATGATTGATATAATACGCAAAAAAGCAGAGGAATACTTTCCTGAAGTACAGGCGATACGCCATCATATACACGCCAACCCCGAACTATCTTTCGAGGAGTATAAGACAGCTGAGTTCATTTCAGGAAAATTGACCGAATGGGGCATCAGTCATGAAACAGGCGTGGCAGGCACGGGAGTGATAGGACTGATAAAAGGAAAGAACCCGGATAAAAAATGCATTGCCCTGCGTGCTGATATGGACGCACTGCCAATACAGGAAGCCAATGATGTATCGTACAGGTCGAAAAATGATGGTGTGATGCACGCCTGCGGGCACGATGTACACTCCAGTTGCTTGCTGGGTATAGCCCGTATCCTCAACGACCTGAAAGACGAATGGGAAGGCACCGTAAAACTCATATTCCAGCAAGGAGAAGAGAAACTACCGGGCGGCGCCAGCCTGCTGATAGAAGCCGGTGTATTAGAAAATCCTAAGCCGGAAGCCATTTTCGCGCTGCACGTTTATCCTCACCTGCCCAGCGGCACAGTAGGCTTCAAAGCGGGACAGTACATGGCCAGTACCGATGAGATATATATTACCATAGAAGGTAAAAGCGGGCACGCCGCACTTCCCCACCAGACCGTTGACCCGATAGCTATTTCAGCACTGGTAATTACGGGTTTGCAACAGGTTATATCACGCAAATGCAATCCCATCATACCATCAGTACTTACATTCGGTAAAATAGAAGCGGGCTTTGCTACTAACGTAATACCGGACAAGCTGGAACTCTGGGGTACCTTCCGCACCATGAACGAGGAATGGCGTGCGCAGGCGCATGAATACATCAAGGATTTTACTACAAAAACATGTGAGGCCTACGGCGCGAAAGCTACGGTACACATACCTAAAGGCCATGCTTCTCTTTATAACGATCCGGTAGTAACAGCCAACGCCGAAAGCTGGGCCAAAGCTTACCTGGGAGATGAGAACGTGAAAGAGTTGAACATACGTATGGCAGGCGAAGACTTCAGCTTCTATACGCAGCACATGCCGGGGTGTTTCTTCAGGATAGGTACCAACAAAGACAATAAAGAGTTTACGGCTTCCGTGCACAATGCACACTTTGATATCGACGAAGAAGCATTAAAAACAGGTGTCGGCACCATGACGTGGATAGCGCTCAACGCGCTGCAAAGCTAA
- a CDS encoding T9SS type A sorting domain-containing protein, with amino-acid sequence MKYKVFLLLLIGLGMVHPVVAQSWQWGARGGSWGNSSTGANEFVKDMATDRNGNLYILTNTGDTSGIDINGIPKKGFGRQDIVLASFKCDGTLRWVKLFGTAEYDDGGFALSVDRLDGVYVSARMTRGPQKKPIYIDSDKTINSNDEKEFYFIKYDTSGHLKWVRAPQADTASFAFQATTIDMDVDSAGNLYAFCQLPPGIYENNFIATSIYQYQGYDYQDCIIKYDRNGNFQGGLAFDTKGCYGARMVRDSKTKRYYLSGSTSFTSTIPMGNIVIPKYSGYLACFSEEGGYLWDIHSDAAQIDGNPIFDAFGNIYLSGLIRSPSSSNPNANFNGFVAQPYPNIPNGAPFIIKIDSNKKNIWATYAVVNAVTLVGGVGLRNSGEIVLTGTFPGLLAWPNFTKDTLYYPANSGYHPFITRFNTQTGKILGVDKLETDKQNAYSDEIIADGRNNIYIGGELAGKLTVNGKDMYNVGGRNDWAVAKYGHNNCNCTNIPEPSFTYNKPSLNNLNFSYTGSTYSTIEWDFDDGTTSNQASPSHVYAKDGVYTVCVKVTNSCGDNTYCQILDTWPVGINDVTSSDNIHVYPNPANDIIYVSGHTAGTTITLYDVIGKKLYQGVSTTTKESIHINNFPAGTYIIQLTDKSGQNINKRMVKL; translated from the coding sequence ATGAAATACAAAGTTTTTCTGTTACTATTGATTGGTTTGGGGATGGTACATCCTGTTGTTGCACAAAGCTGGCAATGGGGAGCCAGAGGGGGCAGCTGGGGCAATTCTTCTACAGGAGCAAATGAGTTTGTAAAAGATATGGCCACCGACCGGAACGGCAACCTGTACATATTAACCAATACCGGGGATACAAGCGGCATAGATATTAATGGCATACCCAAGAAGGGATTTGGGAGGCAGGACATCGTGTTAGCAAGTTTCAAATGCGATGGCACTTTGAGATGGGTTAAGCTTTTCGGTACTGCAGAATATGATGATGGTGGATTTGCACTAAGTGTTGACCGATTGGATGGAGTATATGTTTCTGCTCGCATGACGAGAGGGCCACAAAAAAAGCCCATATATATTGACAGTGACAAAACCATTAACAGCAATGATGAGAAAGAGTTTTATTTCATCAAATATGACACTTCAGGACATTTAAAATGGGTACGAGCCCCGCAGGCAGACACAGCATCCTTTGCCTTTCAAGCAACTACAATTGACATGGATGTAGATAGTGCAGGCAATCTTTATGCATTTTGCCAGTTACCTCCCGGCATTTATGAGAATAATTTCATTGCTACATCAATATATCAGTACCAAGGATATGATTACCAGGACTGTATAATAAAATATGACAGGAATGGGAATTTTCAGGGTGGCCTCGCTTTCGATACAAAAGGATGTTATGGAGCAAGAATGGTCAGGGACTCAAAAACCAAGCGCTATTATTTATCGGGTTCAACATCATTTACGAGTACAATACCTATGGGTAATATTGTTATACCCAAATACAGCGGATACCTGGCATGCTTTAGCGAAGAAGGAGGTTATTTGTGGGATATTCATTCGGATGCCGCACAAATAGACGGTAACCCAATTTTTGATGCGTTTGGCAATATATATCTTTCTGGGTTAATCCGTTCACCTTCTTCGTCAAACCCCAATGCTAATTTCAATGGTTTTGTAGCGCAGCCTTATCCCAATATTCCTAATGGAGCGCCATTCATTATTAAAATTGACTCAAATAAAAAAAATATCTGGGCAACGTATGCTGTCGTAAATGCAGTAACATTAGTAGGGGGGGTAGGTCTTAGAAATAGCGGAGAAATCGTATTAACAGGCACATTCCCCGGACTGTTAGCCTGGCCTAATTTTACTAAAGATACACTGTACTATCCTGCCAATTCAGGTTATCACCCGTTTATCACAAGGTTTAACACCCAGACTGGTAAAATACTTGGTGTAGATAAACTGGAAACCGACAAACAGAATGCCTATTCGGATGAAATAATAGCAGACGGAAGAAACAATATATATATTGGTGGTGAGTTAGCCGGAAAACTAACTGTAAACGGCAAAGACATGTACAATGTTGGTGGCAGAAATGATTGGGCTGTTGCCAAGTACGGACATAATAATTGCAACTGTACCAATATCCCAGAACCAAGTTTTACCTACAATAAACCTTCTCTCAACAACCTTAATTTCAGCTATACAGGTAGCACTTACTCCACCATTGAATGGGATTTTGATGATGGAACAACTTCTAACCAGGCATCTCCCAGCCATGTATATGCAAAAGACGGAGTGTATACCGTATGCGTGAAAGTGACAAACAGTTGCGGAGATAACACATACTGCCAAATACTGGACACATGGCCTGTTGGCATAAACGATGTGACCTCATCGGATAATATCCATGTCTATCCTAACCCTGCAAACGACATCATATATGTTAGTGGCCATACTGCGGGTACTACAATAACTCTGTATGATGTGATCGGGAAAAAACTTTACCAGGGCGTTTCAACAACAACAAAAGAAAGCATCCACATCAACAATTTCCCGGCAGGCACATACATCATTCAGCTGACAGACAAATCGGGACAGAACATAAACAAGAGGATGGTGAAACTATAA
- a CDS encoding 3-hydroxyacyl-ACP dehydratase: protein MVDEVLLADPKASKTSFLIRDDNIFVKEGIFTEPGLVENMAQTAAAGTGYRYQQQGEHVPVGFIASIKNLRIYALPKTGDLLHTENIVAHTVMNVHVVEAVVYLGEQKIASCEMKIYEQSS from the coding sequence ATGGTGGATGAAGTTTTGCTGGCCGACCCTAAAGCATCTAAGACCTCTTTCCTTATCAGGGATGATAATATATTTGTGAAAGAAGGCATTTTTACAGAACCGGGGTTAGTAGAGAATATGGCACAAACTGCTGCTGCAGGTACAGGCTACAGGTATCAACAACAGGGTGAGCATGTGCCGGTTGGATTTATAGCTTCTATCAAAAATCTTAGGATATATGCACTTCCTAAAACCGGCGACCTGTTGCATACTGAAAATATCGTTGCGCATACAGTAATGAATGTTCATGTGGTAGAAGCTGTAGTATATCTTGGTGAGCAGAAGATTGCCAGTTGTGAAATGAAGATATATGAACAGTCATCATAA
- a CDS encoding acyl carrier protein, whose amino-acid sequence MSQQEIIERINAFMVEDFEVDEQTITPQADLKATLDLDSLDYIDLVVVIEQNFGFKVKPEDFQKMTTIQDFYDYVINRLEASNV is encoded by the coding sequence ATGAGTCAGCAAGAAATAATTGAGCGTATTAACGCTTTTATGGTTGAAGATTTTGAAGTAGATGAACAGACTATCACTCCGCAAGCTGATCTGAAAGCTACACTAGATCTGGACAGCCTTGATTACATTGACCTGGTGGTTGTTATTGAACAGAATTTCGGTTTTAAGGTAAAGCCGGAAGATTTCCAGAAGATGACCACGATCCAGGATTTTTACGATTATGTTATAAACAGGTTAGAGGCTAGCAATGTCTGA
- a CDS encoding acyl-CoA thioesterase, with the protein MQKLHHTTEFEVKFSEADPLGIVWHGHYIRYFEDGREAFGDEFGLKYLDFYRNDIVVPIVNIQCDYKRILRYGHRLRLETTYKDTAAAKLLFDYKAYDANTNELVATGSSVQVFMHKESLELMLYLPQFMLDWKTKWLNK; encoded by the coding sequence TTGCAAAAATTACATCATACAACAGAATTCGAGGTAAAGTTCAGCGAGGCTGATCCGCTGGGCATTGTATGGCATGGTCATTATATACGTTATTTCGAGGACGGCAGGGAAGCCTTCGGTGATGAGTTTGGTCTGAAGTATCTTGACTTTTACCGTAATGATATTGTGGTTCCAATAGTAAATATTCAATGCGACTACAAACGCATATTAAGATATGGCCATAGGCTGAGACTCGAAACAACCTATAAAGACACTGCGGCAGCTAAGCTGCTGTTTGACTATAAAGCATATGATGCTAATACCAATGAACTCGTGGCAACTGGAAGCTCGGTACAAGTGTTCATGCACAAGGAAAGCCTGGAGCTGATGTTATACCTGCCACAATTTATGTTAGACTGGAAAACAAAATGGCTGAACAAATAA